Proteins encoded together in one Pelagicoccus albus window:
- a CDS encoding NADH-quinone oxidoreductase subunit C, whose translation MIAQDLLVALQGVNSEVAERDSADWPSFNCPIDSLVSVLTALRDNHGYDMLVDATGIDNGVESSPRFTVVYHLLSTSNHVYVRVAADCADSENPVAPTVSGIWPGADWHERECFDLMGIKYEGHPDLRRILMWDSYPYHPLRKDFPLAGHEEDLWDGEISEETGTKVIPAPMAGGPFVSSSSSFEAEREPRAKDESWNEKKEKPEG comes from the coding sequence ATGATTGCTCAAGATCTTCTCGTCGCCCTGCAAGGAGTTAACTCCGAAGTTGCGGAGCGCGATTCTGCCGATTGGCCCTCTTTCAACTGTCCCATCGACTCTCTCGTCAGCGTTCTGACGGCATTGAGAGACAACCACGGGTATGACATGCTGGTTGACGCAACGGGTATCGATAATGGTGTGGAGTCATCCCCCCGATTTACCGTCGTCTACCACTTGCTCTCTACGAGCAACCACGTGTACGTTCGAGTCGCGGCGGATTGCGCTGACAGCGAAAACCCGGTGGCCCCCACCGTGAGTGGCATCTGGCCCGGTGCGGATTGGCATGAGCGCGAGTGCTTCGACCTGATGGGGATCAAGTACGAGGGGCACCCTGACCTGCGTCGCATTTTGATGTGGGACAGCTACCCCTACCATCCTCTACGCAAGGATTTCCCGCTTGCTGGTCACGAAGAAGACCTGTGGGACGGCGAGATTAGCGAAGAAACCGGAACCAAGGTTATTCCTGCCCCGATGGCTGGTGGCCCATTCGTTTCGAGCTCCTCCAGTTTCGAGGCGGAAAGAGAGCCACGCGCTAAGGACGAAAGCTGGAATGAGAAAAAGGAAAAGCCTGAGGGCTGA
- the nuoD gene encoding NADH dehydrogenase (quinone) subunit D — MATESKEYTMPDAGARAAQASEEFETEKLELSMGPSHPSTHGVLRLNLELDGEIIQKCDPVLGYLHRGDEKIAENMTYNQFVPYTDRLDYLAPLANNAIYAIAVEKLAGIEVPERCQAIRVLTSEMARISSHLLGLGAYTMDVGALTVFMITFTEREHLYTLFEELTGARFTTSYSRIGGVTRDMPGGWTDKVLAFCDNFLPLLDDVESLLSRNRVFYDRTADIGTISKEDAIAYGLTGPNARASGVDVDLRRDAPYSGYEKYDFEVALGENGDCYDRYLVRMVEMRQSVRIIRQVIEKMPSGPYRAEDAKKVILPHKDKTLTSMEELIQNFMITTEGPQIPAGEVYFEGEAPKGALGFFIHSKGGGVPYRMKIRGPSFCNLSILPKLCVGSMVSDIPSILGSFDFVMGECDR, encoded by the coding sequence ATGGCGACCGAATCTAAAGAATACACAATGCCCGATGCGGGCGCTCGCGCGGCCCAGGCCTCGGAGGAGTTTGAGACCGAAAAGCTCGAACTCAGCATGGGACCTTCTCACCCGTCCACGCACGGTGTGTTACGTCTCAATCTAGAGCTCGACGGCGAGATTATTCAAAAGTGCGATCCGGTACTGGGATACTTGCACCGTGGCGACGAGAAGATCGCCGAGAACATGACTTACAACCAGTTCGTGCCTTACACGGACCGACTGGACTACCTCGCTCCTTTGGCCAACAACGCCATTTATGCGATCGCCGTTGAAAAGCTGGCCGGTATCGAGGTTCCCGAGCGTTGTCAGGCCATCCGTGTCCTGACTAGTGAAATGGCTCGTATCTCTTCCCACTTGTTGGGCCTGGGAGCTTACACCATGGACGTGGGAGCTCTTACCGTGTTCATGATCACGTTCACTGAGCGCGAGCACTTGTACACGCTCTTCGAGGAGCTTACCGGAGCCCGTTTTACTACTAGCTACAGCCGTATCGGGGGTGTTACTCGTGACATGCCAGGGGGCTGGACGGATAAGGTTTTGGCTTTCTGCGATAACTTCCTGCCCTTGCTCGATGACGTCGAAAGCCTGCTGTCGCGTAATCGCGTATTCTACGACCGCACCGCGGACATTGGCACTATTTCCAAGGAAGATGCCATCGCCTACGGGTTGACTGGTCCAAACGCACGAGCCTCCGGGGTGGACGTAGACCTCCGTCGTGACGCTCCTTACTCAGGCTACGAGAAGTACGACTTTGAAGTGGCTTTGGGGGAAAATGGAGACTGCTACGACCGTTACCTCGTTCGCATGGTAGAGATGCGGCAGAGTGTTCGCATCATCCGTCAGGTTATCGAAAAGATGCCGAGCGGTCCTTACCGTGCCGAAGACGCCAAGAAGGTTATCCTTCCTCATAAGGACAAGACCCTGACTTCCATGGAGGAGTTGATCCAAAACTTCATGATCACCACGGAAGGTCCTCAAATTCCTGCGGGAGAAGTTTACTTCGAAGGGGAAGCTCCGAAGGGTGCACTTGGATTCTTCATCCACTCCAAAGGGGGAGGGGTCCCGTACCGCATGAAGATTCGCGGCCCGTCCTTCTGTAACTTGAGCATTCTGCCGAAGCTTTGCGTAGGCAGTATGGTTTCCGACATCCCGTCGATCCTAGGCAGTTTCGACTTCGTTATGGGGGAATGCGATCGTTAG
- a CDS encoding complex I 24 kDa subunit family protein, translating into MDLKPETLAEIEAAIPKYPEAQSAVMPLLHAIQKDQGAISNEAAEWVAEKLGIAPINVLSVVTFYPFFRQHKIGKRHIRVCRTLSCAMAGGAKVCDKMLQEFETELNAVSADGEVTIEFAECLASCGSAPVMLVDEDLHENLTVEKAKEICDKIKAEAKA; encoded by the coding sequence ATGGACTTAAAGCCAGAGACGCTAGCTGAGATCGAAGCCGCGATTCCGAAATATCCGGAAGCGCAGAGCGCGGTTATGCCATTGTTGCACGCCATCCAAAAGGATCAGGGTGCCATCTCCAACGAGGCCGCTGAATGGGTGGCTGAGAAACTTGGAATCGCCCCGATCAATGTACTATCGGTGGTCACTTTCTACCCGTTCTTCCGTCAGCACAAGATTGGCAAGCGTCACATTCGCGTGTGCCGCACCCTTTCCTGCGCGATGGCCGGAGGGGCCAAGGTTTGCGACAAAATGCTGCAAGAGTTCGAGACCGAGCTAAACGCAGTATCCGCCGACGGCGAAGTAACGATCGAGTTCGCCGAGTGCTTGGCCAGTTGCGGAAGTGCTCCGGTAATGTTGGTTGATGAGGATCTTCACGAGAACCTGACCGTCGAGAAGGCTAAGGAAATTTGCGACAAGATCAAAGCGGAGGCCAAAGCGTAG